One genomic region from Salvia hispanica cultivar TCC Black 2014 chromosome 2, UniMelb_Shisp_WGS_1.0, whole genome shotgun sequence encodes:
- the LOC125203150 gene encoding uncharacterized protein LOC125203150 isoform X1 gives MKRSSYYNAVPQVPDQWPIKKALTLSDIDITHPFLTLSRQQVETNIVVYMTPQDQEILRAEGQVGFNAQDDDNGDMYAMRLKWRGSYYNLIGKWGKVVRGKGLDVGQEIRLRWFNGCLHFSVPQQQIVPVPPPVRLVAAPPMVQDHWPIRKILTSSDVDTTHPFLPLPRKLVEEHILAQWTPQEREKLRKEEQVPINVRDYDTGEIYGLKLRWRGNYYNLVAKWANVIRHKGLGVGQEIRLRWVNNCLYFSVPEECYVTATPGPDNWPIKKALTLSDVDTNHPFLTLPGKAVEDHILFYWTHQSREQLRNEHQVGINARDYDTGDVYVMKLKWRGSYYNLIGKWGKLIREKRLQVGREIRVRWDNGFLVFSVPEL, from the coding sequence ATGAAGAGGTCGTCATACTATAATGCAGTTCCTCAGGTGCCAGATCAGTGGCCAATCAAAAAAGCACTCACCCTCTCTGATATTGATATCACCCATCCTTTCCTAACGCTGTCTCGGCAACAAGTTGAAACTAACATCGTTGTGTACATGACACCTCAAGATCAGGAAATCTTAAGAGCTGAAGGACAAGTGGGTTTTAATGCTCAAGATGATGATAATGGCGATATGTATGCGATGAGATTGAAGTGGCGTGGGAGCTATTATAATCTCATTGGGAAATGGGGAAAAGTTGTCCGTGGAAAGGGACTTGATGTTGGGCAGGAAATTAGACTACGGTGGTTTAATGGCTGCTTACATTTCTCGGTGCCACAACAGCAGATTGTTCCAGTTCCACCGCCAGTCCGCTTGGTTGCAGCACCACCTATGGTGCAGGACCATTGGCCTATTAGAAAGATCTTGACATCGTCAGATGTTGATACCACTCATCCTTTCCTTCCATTGCCTCGTAAGTTAGTTGAAGAGCATATTCTTGCACAGTGGACGCCAcaagaaagggaaaaattgAGGAAAGAAGAGCAGGTGCCTATTAATGTTCGAGACTATGATACAGGTGAAATTTATGGGTTGAAATTAAGGTGGCGTGGAAATTACTATAACCTAGTTGCAAAGTGGGCTAATGTTATTAGACATAAAGGACTTGGTGTTGGGCAAGAAATCAGATTACGCTGGGTTAATAATTGCTTATACTTCTCTGTTCCAGAGGAGTGTTATGTCACTGCAACACCGGGTCCGGATAATTGGCCTATTAAGAAAGCTCTCACATTGTCCGATGTGGATACAAATCATCCTTTCCTTACTTTGCCAGGCAAAGCAGTAGAAGATCACATCCTCTTCTACTGGACACACCAATCTCGGGAGCAATTAAGGAATGAACATCAAGTTGGCATCAATGCTCGAGATTATGATACAGGTGATGTGTATGTGATGAAGTTGAAGTGGCGTGGAAGTTATTACAACCTGATTGGTAAATGGGGTAAACtcataagagagaaaagactGCAAGTAGGGAGGGAGATCAGAGTACGATGGGACAACGGTTTCTTGGTATTCTCAGTTCCCGAGCTATAG
- the LOC125203150 gene encoding uncharacterized protein LOC125203150 isoform X2, which yields MKRSSYYNAVPQVPDQWPIKKALTLSDIDITHPFLTLSRQQVETNIVVYMTPQDQEILRAEGQVGFNAQDDDNGDMYAMRLKWRGSYYNLIGKWGKVVRGKGLDVGQEIRLRWFNGCLHFSVPQQQIVPVPPPVRLVAAPPMVQDHWPIRKILTSSDVDTTHPFLPLPRKLVEEHILAQWTPQEREKLRKEEQVPINVRDYDTEECYVTATPGPDNWPIKKALTLSDVDTNHPFLTLPGKAVEDHILFYWTHQSREQLRNEHQVGINARDYDTGDVYVMKLKWRGSYYNLIGKWGKLIREKRLQVGREIRVRWDNGFLVFSVPEL from the exons ATGAAGAGGTCGTCATACTATAATGCAGTTCCTCAGGTGCCAGATCAGTGGCCAATCAAAAAAGCACTCACCCTCTCTGATATTGATATCACCCATCCTTTCCTAACGCTGTCTCGGCAACAAGTTGAAACTAACATCGTTGTGTACATGACACCTCAAGATCAGGAAATCTTAAGAGCTGAAGGACAAGTGGGTTTTAATGCTCAAGATGATGATAATGGCGATATGTATGCGATGAGATTGAAGTGGCGTGGGAGCTATTATAATCTCATTGGGAAATGGGGAAAAGTTGTCCGTGGAAAGGGACTTGATGTTGGGCAGGAAATTAGACTACGGTGGTTTAATGGCTGCTTACATTTCTCGGTGCCACAACAGCAGATTGTTCCAGTTCCACCGCCAGTCCGCTTGGTTGCAGCACCACCTATGGTGCAGGACCATTGGCCTATTAGAAAGATCTTGACATCGTCAGATGTTGATACCACTCATCCTTTCCTTCCATTGCCTCGTAAGTTAGTTGAAGAGCATATTCTTGCACAGTGGACGCCAcaagaaagggaaaaattgAGGAAAGAAGAGCAGGTGCCTATTAATGTTCGAGACTATGATACAG AGGAGTGTTATGTCACTGCAACACCGGGTCCGGATAATTGGCCTATTAAGAAAGCTCTCACATTGTCCGATGTGGATACAAATCATCCTTTCCTTACTTTGCCAGGCAAAGCAGTAGAAGATCACATCCTCTTCTACTGGACACACCAATCTCGGGAGCAATTAAGGAATGAACATCAAGTTGGCATCAATGCTCGAGATTATGATACAGGTGATGTGTATGTGATGAAGTTGAAGTGGCGTGGAAGTTATTACAACCTGATTGGTAAATGGGGTAAACtcataagagagaaaagactGCAAGTAGGGAGGGAGATCAGAGTACGATGGGACAACGGTTTCTTGGTATTCTCAGTTCCCGAGCTATAG
- the LOC125203150 gene encoding uncharacterized protein LOC125203150 isoform X3 → MKRSSYYNAVPQVPDQWPIKKALTLSDIDITHPFLTLSRQQVETNIVVYMTPQDQEILRAEGQVGFNAQDDDNGDMYAMRLKWRGSYYNLIGKWGKVVRGKGLDVGQEIRLRWFNGCLHFSVPQQQIVPVPPPVRLVAAPPMVQDHWPIRKILTSSDVDTTHPFLPLPRKLVEEHILAQWTPQEREKLRKEEQVPINVRDYDTGKAVEDHILFYWTHQSREQLRNEHQVGINARDYDTGDVYVMKLKWRGSYYNLIGKWGKLIREKRLQVGREIRVRWDNGFLVFSVPEL, encoded by the exons ATGAAGAGGTCGTCATACTATAATGCAGTTCCTCAGGTGCCAGATCAGTGGCCAATCAAAAAAGCACTCACCCTCTCTGATATTGATATCACCCATCCTTTCCTAACGCTGTCTCGGCAACAAGTTGAAACTAACATCGTTGTGTACATGACACCTCAAGATCAGGAAATCTTAAGAGCTGAAGGACAAGTGGGTTTTAATGCTCAAGATGATGATAATGGCGATATGTATGCGATGAGATTGAAGTGGCGTGGGAGCTATTATAATCTCATTGGGAAATGGGGAAAAGTTGTCCGTGGAAAGGGACTTGATGTTGGGCAGGAAATTAGACTACGGTGGTTTAATGGCTGCTTACATTTCTCGGTGCCACAACAGCAGATTGTTCCAGTTCCACCGCCAGTCCGCTTGGTTGCAGCACCACCTATGGTGCAGGACCATTGGCCTATTAGAAAGATCTTGACATCGTCAGATGTTGATACCACTCATCCTTTCCTTCCATTGCCTCGTAAGTTAGTTGAAGAGCATATTCTTGCACAGTGGACGCCAcaagaaagggaaaaattgAGGAAAGAAGAGCAGGTGCCTATTAATGTTCGAGACTATGATACAG GCAAAGCAGTAGAAGATCACATCCTCTTCTACTGGACACACCAATCTCGGGAGCAATTAAGGAATGAACATCAAGTTGGCATCAATGCTCGAGATTATGATACAGGTGATGTGTATGTGATGAAGTTGAAGTGGCGTGGAAGTTATTACAACCTGATTGGTAAATGGGGTAAACtcataagagagaaaagactGCAAGTAGGGAGGGAGATCAGAGTACGATGGGACAACGGTTTCTTGGTATTCTCAGTTCCCGAGCTATAG
- the LOC125207877 gene encoding MLO-like protein 4 produces the protein MVEGIIREGRSLEVTPTWSVATVTTVMVFVCLFAERSIYRFGKWLKKTKRKALSASLDKIKEELMLLGLISLLLGQWARWISQICVNSSLFNSKFFTCSERDYSDEKMRMLAAEDIPPEGVGYIPSHVCGLGREPFVSAEGLEQLHRFLFVLGIAHVLYSCIAVGLAMSKIYSWRKWEFHAGVVAEAQARAKSKTMRRLSTFAFHHASHPWSRNPILIWMLCFLKQFRSSVRKSDYMALRLGFITNHKLPPSYNFHKYMVRTMEDEFSGIVGISWPLWGYAILCIFINIHGLNIYFWLSFIPAILVMVVGTKLQHVVSLLALEVAGPSVGSEVKPRDALFWFGKPEILSRLIQFISFQNAFEMATFIWSLWGFNKRSCFMKNHAMIIIRLVSGVVVQFWCSYSTVPLNVLVSTMGSRCKKAIIAESVRESLHSWCKRVKARSKATNSITTRSTCSLESIIDEGDEIITVGSATLSPSSSFGHMDDLNHHQDCDLESSSITISGHLDPHEFSFRQTPHDYVVDQDEVVEARAETTLLDLLNNT, from the exons ATGGTGGAGGGAATAATAAGGGAAGGGAGATCTCTGGAGGTAACTCCGACGTGGTCGGTCGCAACGGTCACCACCGTCATGGTTTTCGTTTGTTTGTTTGCAGAGAGATCCATTTACAGATTTGGAAAG TGGTTAAAGAAGACCAAGAGGAAAGCCCTCTCTGCTTCCCTGGACAAAATCAAGGAAG agcTTATGCTGCTTGGACTGATCTCGCTATTGCTGGGGCAATGGGCGAGGTGGATTTCCCAAATCTGCGTCAACTCATCTCTCTTCAACAGCAAGTTCTTCACCTGCTCCGAGAGAGACTACAGCGACGAGAAGATGAGAATGCTAGCAGCGGAGGATATTCCTCCAGAAGGAGTCGGTTACATCCCCTCTCACGTCTGCGGCTTG GGGCGCGAGCCGTTCGTCTCTGCGGAGGGGCTGGAGCAGCTTCACCGATTTCTGTTTGTTTTGGGCATCGCTCATGTCCTCTACAGTTGCATCGCCGTCGGCCTAGCCATGAGCAAG ATATACAGCTGGAGGAAATGGGAATTTCACGCCGGAGTGGTGGCGGAGGCGCAGGCCAGAG CCAAGAGCAAAACTATGAGACGGCTATCCACTTTCGCGTTTCACCACGCCTCCCATCCGTGGAGCAGGAATCCCATCCTCATATGGATG CTTTGCTTTCTGAAACAGTTTAGAAGTTCAGTGCGCAAGTCCGATTACATGGCCTTGAGATTGGGTTTCATCACC AATCACAAGCTGCCGCCGTCCTACAATTTCCACAAATATATGGTGCGAACCATGGAAGACGAATTCTCTGGCATTGTCGGTATCAG TTGGCCACTGTGGGGTTACGCAATCCTATGCATCTTCATTAATATCCATGGTCTCAACATTTACTTCTGGCTTTCGTTCATACCTGCGATT CTTGTGATGGTGGTGGGCACAAAACTGCAGCACGTCGTCTCCCTGCTAGCTCTTGAAGTGGCAGGGCCGTCTGTGGGAAGTGAAGTGAAGCCACGCGATGCGCTGTTTTGGTTTGGGAAGCCCGAGATCTTGTCGCGCTTGATACAGTTCATATCGTTCCAG AATGCTTTCGAGATGGCAACTTTTATCTGGTCCTTG TGGGGATTCAATAAGCGTTCTtgtttcatgaaaaatcacgCTATGATCATCATTCGACTCGTTTCAGG GGTGGTTGTCCAGTTCTGGTGCAGCTACAGCACAGTCCCGTTGAACGTGTTGGTTTCAACG ATGGGATCTCGTTGCAAGAAAGCCATCATTGCAGAGAGTGTGAGAGAGTCGTTGCATAGCTGGTGTAAGAGAGTGAAGGCGAGGTCCAAGGCGACCAACTCCATCACCACAAGATCCACGTGTTCGCTCGAATCAATCATAGATGAGGGCGATGAGATCATCACAGTTGGATCTGCCACGCTGTCTCCCTCTTCCTCCTTTGGCCATATGGATGACCTCAATCACCACCAAGATTGTGACCTTGAGAGCTCCTCCATTACCATTAGTGGTCACCTCGACCCCCACGAGTTCTCGTTCCGCCAAACACCACACGACTATGTCGTTGATCAGGACGAGGTGGTCGAAGCCAGGGCTGAAACTACTCTTCTTGATCTACTCAACAACACGTGA